One window from the genome of Spirosoma rhododendri encodes:
- a CDS encoding HNH endonuclease yields the protein MLPFFIHAFTNLNTGGGRIKEAAPHKPIVLLSVIQAFDSGLLTDNRVAISPELISIFKSNWNALVTTGHTLGFAMPFFRLKNEPGSWWQLVANPGCELWVQTGDLSSFSSLSNAVAYAELDTGLTELLLHAPTRAALRDVLLSRYFPGIIIRSATDTHLEIDAIRREQLEQSPADQRSVLTGMKKRLNGETYEIELYTREAVFRREVVRLYNDTCCVTGLRVSAPYSFSMVDACHIVPFYRTFNNHPTNGIALCPNLHRAFDKGAISVDDNYRVVVSTTFAENEQSDYRLNALAGKSTSLPTDAQYLPDLAAFAWHREHIFKS from the coding sequence ATGCTTCCCTTTTTTATTCATGCCTTTACGAATCTCAACACCGGAGGAGGGCGAATAAAAGAAGCGGCTCCGCATAAGCCAATTGTACTGCTTTCCGTAATTCAGGCATTTGACAGCGGATTGCTGACAGATAATCGGGTTGCCATTTCGCCCGAACTTATCAGCATCTTCAAATCAAACTGGAATGCGCTCGTGACGACGGGACATACGCTGGGATTTGCCATGCCATTCTTTCGGCTGAAAAATGAACCAGGCTCGTGGTGGCAATTGGTCGCTAACCCCGGTTGTGAATTATGGGTACAAACGGGCGATCTGTCGAGTTTTTCCAGCCTAAGTAACGCCGTAGCCTACGCCGAACTGGATACCGGTCTGACGGAATTACTGCTCCATGCGCCTACGCGTGCTGCTTTGCGGGATGTGCTATTGAGTCGCTATTTTCCGGGAATAATTATCCGTTCTGCAACAGATACGCACCTGGAAATAGATGCGATTCGTCGGGAACAGCTTGAACAGTCACCTGCTGACCAAAGGAGTGTGTTAACCGGGATGAAAAAGCGGCTCAACGGAGAAACCTACGAGATTGAATTGTACACCCGTGAAGCCGTTTTTCGACGGGAGGTTGTGCGACTTTATAACGATACGTGTTGTGTTACGGGACTTCGTGTGTCGGCTCCGTACTCGTTTTCGATGGTCGATGCATGCCACATTGTTCCCTTCTACAGGACGTTCAATAACCACCCAACCAACGGCATCGCGCTGTGTCCGAACCTGCACCGCGCGTTCGACAAGGGAGCTATTTCGGTTGATGACAACTATCGCGTGGTGGTATCGACAACGTTCGCCGAAAACGAACAGAGCGATTATAGGCTGAACGCATTGGCCGGTAAATCCACCAGTCTACCCACTGACGCGCAATACCTGCCCGATTTGGCCGCTTTTGCGTGGCACCGTGAGCACATATTTAAAAGCTAA
- a CDS encoding DUF2442 domain-containing protein — translation MRTLSITNAEYVDGYRVRLFFSDGTTQTVDFGPFLSNHPHPQHDKYRRVANFKRFHLERGNIVWGKDWDLIFPISQLHQGYIAPAVY, via the coding sequence ATGAGAACGCTGAGCATTACCAATGCCGAGTACGTTGATGGATATAGGGTACGCCTTTTTTTCTCCGACGGAACTACGCAAACTGTTGATTTCGGCCCCTTTCTGTCAAATCACCCCCATCCTCAACACGACAAATATCGGCGCGTTGCCAACTTCAAACGGTTTCACCTGGAGCGGGGCAATATCGTTTGGGGCAAAGACTGGGACCTAATTTTCCCCATATCACAACTCCATCAGGGATACATAGCACCGGCAGTTTATTAA
- a CDS encoding DUF4160 domain-containing protein encodes MPKLIEYFGLIFYFYSNEYLPVHVHVSHAEYETIFELFFEDGKLTDIHTRKADGIEMLPQKDQKEAMKVVETYADEIVQKWLDFFVLKKKPQIRKITKRL; translated from the coding sequence ATGCCCAAACTGATCGAATACTTTGGATTGATTTTCTACTTCTACAGCAATGAGTATCTACCGGTTCATGTGCATGTAAGCCATGCTGAATACGAAACTATTTTCGAGCTGTTTTTCGAGGATGGCAAGCTGACAGACATTCATACTAGGAAGGCCGATGGCATCGAAATGTTGCCGCAGAAGGATCAGAAGGAAGCTATGAAAGTAGTGGAGACTTACGCAGACGAAATTGTGCAGAAGTGGCTTGATTTCTTCGTCTTGAAGAAAAAGCCTCAAATTCGTAAGATCACAAAGAGACTATGA
- a CDS encoding MFS transporter produces the protein MVTNPPTIAAPNKWLVLATLAFGTFMSTLDSSIVNIALPTIRRELNAGDSVEWVVLSYLLTTTSTLLIMGKLSDWLGRRPMYIAGFVIFVCGSLLCGLSDTVEFLVISRIVQGLGASMLFAISPAIISDTFAPSERGQALGLMGAIVAAGASAGPVIGGLLLGRFGWSSIFFVNVPVGLIAIWRAWAVLPVSATEERKPFDLVGAGLFLVGVTTLLIGLDFGPEPDYGWNDPRVIGLLGTGAVLLTGFFFWESRTPLPMLQLDLFRIKPYTSAIAAAWLGFVASGANLFIIPFFLQQLLHFTPQKAGLTLLAGPLTLSVVAPVGGYLSSRVPTRWLSSAGLLVTAVGYFTFSFLRPDWVWQDVVWRSSLVSFGFALFQSPNSSSALNAAPLAQRGVASSIIAFVRNMGLVVGIAMSAAVWYSVRNRYALTNHTGPLDTIAQLRGMRAVYWAATGLILTAVAISLTRSSTAQTAQPSVSGEGATA, from the coding sequence GTGGTAACAAATCCCCCAACAATAGCAGCGCCCAACAAATGGCTCGTACTGGCGACGCTGGCCTTCGGTACGTTCATGTCGACGCTCGACAGTAGTATCGTCAACATTGCGTTGCCGACTATCCGGCGGGAGTTGAACGCGGGCGACAGCGTCGAATGGGTTGTGCTGAGTTATCTGCTGACGACCACGAGTACGCTGCTCATCATGGGCAAACTCTCCGACTGGCTGGGTCGGCGACCCATGTACATTGCCGGGTTTGTGATCTTCGTTTGCGGATCGTTGCTATGTGGGCTGTCAGATACCGTCGAGTTTCTGGTCATATCCAGAATTGTGCAGGGGCTGGGCGCGTCGATGCTGTTTGCCATCAGTCCAGCCATTATTTCGGATACGTTTGCCCCCAGCGAACGCGGGCAGGCGTTGGGGCTGATGGGTGCTATCGTGGCGGCAGGGGCTAGTGCCGGTCCGGTAATCGGCGGGTTGTTGCTGGGTCGGTTTGGCTGGTCGAGTATTTTCTTCGTTAACGTACCCGTCGGGCTGATCGCCATCTGGCGGGCGTGGGCCGTGCTACCCGTTAGTGCGACGGAGGAACGCAAGCCGTTCGATCTGGTCGGGGCGGGGCTGTTTCTGGTCGGCGTAACAACGTTGCTGATTGGGCTGGACTTCGGTCCCGAACCCGACTACGGCTGGAACGACCCCCGCGTGATTGGGTTGCTGGGTACCGGCGCGGTACTGCTGACGGGCTTTTTTTTCTGGGAATCGCGTACGCCCTTACCCATGCTGCAACTCGATCTGTTTCGCATCAAACCCTACACGTCGGCAATCGCGGCTGCGTGGCTGGGCTTTGTCGCGTCGGGGGCGAACCTGTTTATCATCCCGTTTTTTCTGCAACAGCTGCTGCATTTTACGCCCCAGAAAGCGGGCCTGACCCTACTGGCTGGTCCGCTGACGCTCAGCGTCGTTGCGCCGGTCGGGGGCTATCTGTCGAGCCGCGTACCGACGCGATGGCTGTCGAGTGCGGGTTTGCTGGTTACGGCGGTCGGCTACTTCACGTTTTCGTTTTTGCGACCCGACTGGGTGTGGCAGGATGTCGTATGGCGGAGTTCACTCGTCAGCTTTGGCTTCGCGCTGTTCCAGTCGCCGAATAGCAGTAGTGCGCTCAACGCGGCTCCATTGGCCCAGCGCGGAGTGGCCAGCAGCATCATCGCGTTTGTACGGAACATGGGGCTAGTCGTCGGTATCGCCATGAGCGCGGCTGTCTGGTACAGTGTTCGCAACCGATATGCACTGACGAATCATACTGGCCCATTGGACACGATCGCCCAGCTACGGGGGATGCGCGCCGTCTACTGGGCCGCAACGGGTTTAATTCTTACCGCCGTTGCCATTTCGCTGACCCGCAGCAGTACCGCACAAACTGCACAACCCAGCGTTTCGGGCGAAGGAGCGACTGCGTAG
- a CDS encoding amidohydrolase produces the protein MKKQLLLAAILLPALTFAQSKKSAKTASTGALSGDKQAIVTDLDKRFPEYAGISKQIWDFAELGYQEEKSSALLAEQLRKEGFDVKTGVAGIPTAFVATYGSGKPVIGILGEYDALPGLATEAKPDFTPIAGQKGGHGCGHNLFGTASVAAATEIKDWLKKSGHSGTIKIYGCPAEEGGAGKVYMVREGLFNDVDAVLHWHPGDKNAADAGTSLANKNAKFRFRGIAAHAAASPERGRSALDGVEAMDYMVNLMREHIPQDTRVHYVITKGGEAPNVVPAFAEVYYYARHKDRDILQSVWKRIENAAEGAAKGTGTKVEWEVLGGVYNLLPNVTMAEVMHQNLKTVGGVQYNAEETAFAKQISTTFDKKVPIEEAATVKDFRDASESATSGGSTDVGDVSWTVPTVGLSTATWVPGSSAHSWQSTAASGMGIGQKGMLVAAKTLALTAYDLFNSPALIEKARAEWEQKRGKDFKYEALLGDRKPALDYRK, from the coding sequence ATGAAAAAACAGCTTCTCCTCGCGGCCATACTACTCCCGGCTTTAACGTTTGCCCAATCCAAAAAATCGGCCAAAACCGCGTCGACCGGTGCACTAAGTGGCGATAAACAGGCCATCGTAACCGACCTCGACAAGCGGTTTCCAGAGTACGCGGGCATCTCCAAACAGATCTGGGACTTTGCCGAACTGGGCTATCAGGAAGAGAAAAGTTCGGCCCTGTTGGCAGAACAGCTACGCAAAGAAGGCTTCGACGTAAAAACGGGCGTAGCCGGTATTCCCACGGCCTTCGTTGCGACCTATGGGTCGGGCAAGCCAGTGATTGGGATTCTGGGCGAATATGACGCGCTGCCCGGTCTGGCCACGGAAGCTAAACCCGATTTTACGCCCATCGCCGGGCAGAAAGGCGGGCATGGCTGTGGGCACAACCTGTTCGGCACGGCGTCGGTGGCGGCAGCGACGGAGATAAAAGACTGGCTTAAGAAATCGGGCCACAGCGGGACGATCAAAATTTACGGTTGTCCGGCGGAAGAAGGTGGCGCGGGGAAAGTCTACATGGTGCGCGAAGGATTGTTCAACGACGTCGATGCGGTACTGCATTGGCACCCCGGCGACAAAAACGCGGCCGACGCGGGTACGTCGCTGGCCAACAAGAACGCCAAGTTCCGGTTTCGGGGTATTGCGGCCCACGCAGCGGCTTCACCCGAACGTGGCCGGTCGGCCCTCGACGGCGTCGAAGCGATGGATTACATGGTCAACCTGATGCGCGAACACATCCCGCAGGACACCCGCGTTCACTACGTCATCACCAAAGGTGGGGAAGCACCCAACGTGGTCCCGGCCTTCGCCGAGGTTTATTACTACGCCCGCCACAAAGACCGCGACATTCTGCAAAGTGTCTGGAAGCGGATCGAAAACGCAGCCGAAGGCGCGGCTAAAGGTACCGGCACGAAAGTCGAGTGGGAAGTATTGGGCGGGGTCTACAACCTGCTGCCAAACGTAACGATGGCTGAAGTGATGCACCAAAACCTGAAAACGGTGGGTGGCGTGCAATACAACGCCGAGGAAACCGCCTTCGCCAAACAGATCAGCACGACGTTCGACAAGAAAGTGCCTATCGAGGAAGCGGCCACCGTAAAAGACTTCCGCGACGCGTCGGAAAGTGCGACAAGTGGCGGCTCAACCGACGTGGGCGACGTAAGCTGGACGGTCCCAACGGTGGGTTTGTCAACAGCGACCTGGGTACCGGGCTCGTCGGCGCATAGCTGGCAGTCGACGGCGGCAAGTGGCATGGGTATCGGTCAGAAGGGAATGCTGGTAGCGGCCAAAACCCTCGCTCTGACGGCTTACGACCTGTTCAACAGCCCCGCCCTGATCGAAAAAGCCCGCGCCGAATGGGAGCAGAAACGCGGCAAGGATTTCAAGTATGAAGCGCTACTAGGTGATCGTAAGCCCGCACTGGACTATAGGAAGTAA
- a CDS encoding glycoside hydrolase family 43 protein, with translation MVHWKPEGQVYFHDNKNGWSDPKAKWDGAYWAPEVYEVKGKYYLFYSAQWRQNPTNEVENFRIGVAVADKPTGPFVDLTDKPLFDPGYPVIDANVFMDSNGKAYLYYSRCCYKHPVESEIADMARQKGWYKEIEESWVYGVELKPDFSGVIGEPVLVLRPPVKLSDKQADWESRSVTAREVNRRWTEGSTTFKKDNLYYIMYSANHFGGQYYAIGYATSTSPLGPFRKAANNPILEKNSDKGGSVTGTGHNSVTYSPDGKEMFCVYHGRTAKTGDERVVFIDRMRVKDGRITIDGPTTSPQKLPSGVMEKGNTR, from the coding sequence ATGGTCCACTGGAAGCCGGAAGGGCAGGTCTATTTTCACGACAACAAAAACGGCTGGAGCGACCCGAAAGCCAAATGGGACGGGGCCTACTGGGCACCTGAAGTATATGAGGTGAAGGGAAAATATTACCTGTTCTACAGTGCTCAATGGCGGCAGAATCCGACTAACGAAGTCGAAAACTTCCGCATCGGGGTGGCCGTCGCCGACAAGCCCACCGGCCCGTTCGTTGACCTGACCGACAAACCCCTCTTCGACCCCGGTTACCCCGTTATCGACGCCAACGTGTTCATGGACAGCAATGGCAAAGCGTACCTCTACTACTCGCGCTGCTGCTACAAACACCCCGTCGAGAGTGAAATTGCGGACATGGCCCGGCAGAAAGGGTGGTACAAGGAGATCGAAGAAAGCTGGGTTTACGGCGTCGAGTTGAAGCCTGATTTTTCGGGCGTGATCGGCGAGCCGGTGTTGGTGCTTCGTCCGCCCGTCAAGCTGAGCGACAAACAGGCCGACTGGGAAAGCCGGTCGGTGACGGCCCGTGAGGTGAACCGGCGCTGGACGGAAGGCTCTACGACGTTCAAGAAAGACAATCTGTACTACATCATGTACTCGGCCAACCACTTCGGGGGGCAGTATTACGCCATCGGCTACGCCACGTCGACCTCTCCGCTGGGTCCGTTCCGCAAAGCGGCCAACAACCCGATTCTGGAAAAGAACAGCGACAAAGGCGGCTCGGTAACAGGCACAGGGCACAACAGCGTAACCTATTCGCCCGACGGCAAAGAGATGTTCTGCGTCTACCACGGCCGGACCGCCAAAACCGGCGATGAGCGGGTCGTTTTCATCGACCGGATGCGGGTGAAAGACGGGCGCATCACCATCGACGGGCCAACCACCTCACCCCAGAAACTGCCTTCGGGCGTCATGGAGAAGGGCAACACGCGCTAA
- a CDS encoding DUF1624 domain-containing protein, whose amino-acid sequence MHSQSAPTGKARERIWAIDTVRGLVMVIMALDHVRDLLHLPALTQDPADLNTTTPPIFLTRWITHLCAPTFVFLSGTSAYLSLQRRRTMGGSLAATRGFLFRRGLVLIALEITVINFAFWTDVQFRTLLLQVIYAIGGGLIVLSLLSRLPVRWVGALGILIVGTHDLLLLVPPITNSVGQLIWALLFRVQLLPSPSFTVLIAYPLTPWLGIMLVGYASGTLFEQPLTSRRKRLLLGGLASLGLFVVLRFVNQYGDAAPWSVQRTSLFTTLSFLNVSKYPPSLLYTLLMLGIMALLLAWADGVDTKLTQVLRVYGTVPMFYYLLHWYLVKLTMIGMVYGQGYSLVIGTLSFGRPPGAGVSLPMVYVVWLGIVALLYPLCRWYGRYKIAHPEQSWLRYL is encoded by the coding sequence ATGCATTCACAATCAGCACCGACGGGTAAGGCTAGGGAACGCATTTGGGCAATCGATACGGTACGGGGGCTGGTCATGGTGATTATGGCGCTCGACCACGTCCGGGATCTGCTGCACCTGCCCGCGCTGACGCAGGACCCGGCCGACCTGAACACGACGACGCCCCCGATCTTCCTGACGCGCTGGATCACGCACCTGTGTGCACCGACCTTCGTGTTTTTGTCGGGTACGTCGGCCTATTTGTCGCTGCAAAGACGGCGCACGATGGGCGGGTCGCTGGCGGCAACGCGGGGGTTTCTGTTCAGGCGGGGACTGGTGCTGATCGCGCTGGAAATCACGGTAATCAATTTTGCTTTCTGGACCGACGTGCAGTTTCGGACGTTGCTCCTTCAGGTGATCTACGCCATCGGCGGGGGACTGATCGTGCTCTCGCTGCTGTCGCGGTTGCCGGTTCGGTGGGTGGGTGCGCTGGGCATCCTGATCGTTGGCACGCATGATCTGCTGCTGCTTGTGCCGCCGATTACCAATTCGGTTGGGCAACTGATCTGGGCGCTGCTGTTCAGGGTTCAGTTGCTTCCCAGCCCGTCGTTTACAGTGCTGATTGCCTATCCGCTGACACCGTGGCTGGGGATCATGCTGGTCGGGTACGCCAGCGGAACGTTGTTTGAACAGCCACTCACCAGTCGGCGTAAGCGGCTGCTGCTGGGCGGATTGGCTAGTTTGGGCCTGTTTGTTGTACTGCGATTTGTCAATCAATACGGCGATGCGGCTCCATGGTCGGTGCAGCGTACGAGCCTGTTCACAACGCTGTCGTTTCTGAACGTTAGCAAGTACCCGCCGTCGCTGCTGTACACGCTGCTGATGCTGGGTATCATGGCTCTGCTGTTGGCCTGGGCTGACGGTGTCGATACCAAATTGACGCAGGTGCTGCGGGTTTACGGTACGGTGCCGATGTTCTATTACCTGTTGCACTGGTACCTGGTCAAGCTAACGATGATTGGCATGGTGTACGGGCAGGGCTATTCGCTTGTGATCGGTACACTGAGTTTCGGTCGCCCGCCGGGTGCCGGGGTGTCGCTGCCAATGGTGTACGTTGTCTGGCTGGGTATTGTCGCGTTGCTGTATCCCCTGTGCCGCTGGTACGGGCGGTACAAAATCGCGCATCCCGAACAGAGTTGGCTGCGGTACTTGTAG
- a CDS encoding isochorismatase family protein has protein sequence MITALDSKTALVQIDMQRGIVSGDKAHPTQAIIDNIARLQTAFRQAGLPVVIVHVEPIGSPASVVRSERNQFPKDKAGQQQMLDQMQASHFFDIVDPLTPQPGDLTITKETWNAFFNTPLHDELQQRGITGIVLCGISTSVGVEGTARSANERGYNISFATDAMTDNALDAHNYSLKYIFPRIGELGTTDEIIAKLTERS, from the coding sequence ATGATCACAGCCCTCGATAGTAAGACCGCCCTCGTTCAAATCGACATGCAGCGCGGCATTGTCAGTGGTGACAAAGCCCACCCGACGCAGGCCATCATCGACAATATTGCCAGATTGCAGACGGCGTTCCGGCAGGCCGGTTTACCCGTAGTAATCGTTCACGTCGAGCCAATTGGCAGCCCAGCGTCGGTGGTGCGGTCGGAGCGAAACCAGTTTCCGAAAGACAAAGCCGGACAGCAGCAGATGCTCGACCAGATGCAGGCCAGTCACTTCTTCGATATCGTCGACCCGCTGACTCCCCAACCCGGCGACCTGACGATCACTAAAGAAACCTGGAACGCGTTTTTCAACACTCCCCTGCACGATGAATTGCAGCAGCGAGGCATCACCGGCATCGTTTTGTGCGGCATCTCGACCAGCGTTGGCGTGGAAGGCACGGCCCGTTCGGCGAACGAACGTGGCTACAATATCAGCTTCGCTACCGACGCCATGACCGATAATGCACTCGACGCGCATAACTACAGTCTGAAATACATCTTCCCCCGCATCGGCGAACTGGGCACCACCGACGAAATCATCGCCAAACTGACTGAGCGGTCTTAA
- a CDS encoding zeta toxin family protein — protein MSHQYERLLVSAGQVNDFLTRTLDYDCSAEQQYVAKIAECELSLSSYPLNHPTISSTEYRDSNYSSEPRRIILREQIVNELLTLERLESDELIKLQAGGALPHSLVVRDKNAYIIIGLPASGKSGIANRIADEHGAIIIDSDYAKRKLPEFALYGFGATLVHKESSALVLSASSSSSIGVSSLIMRCIGEGYNIVVPTVGDDDKDVLTFALSLRSQGYRVHLVLVNLDRQLATIRAFQRFKETGRYVPLSMIFDRYGNGPIQSYLTLKNDYKSSFASFGQIKTSGSKPVFHEGTAKSPAKLFK, from the coding sequence ATGAGCCACCAATACGAAAGACTTTTAGTGAGTGCTGGCCAAGTAAATGACTTTTTAACCCGTACCCTAGACTATGACTGCTCAGCTGAGCAGCAATATGTAGCAAAGATTGCAGAGTGTGAGCTTTCTCTAAGTAGTTATCCACTTAATCATCCCACTATTAGCAGCACGGAGTATAGAGACAGTAATTATTCATCTGAACCAAGACGTATTATTCTGAGGGAGCAGATAGTGAACGAATTGTTAACGCTTGAGCGCTTAGAATCAGATGAATTAATTAAATTGCAGGCAGGAGGTGCCCTACCTCACAGTTTAGTGGTACGAGATAAAAACGCGTACATAATAATTGGTCTTCCAGCTTCCGGTAAGTCAGGAATAGCAAACCGGATTGCAGATGAGCATGGGGCTATTATTATAGATTCGGACTATGCCAAACGAAAGCTTCCTGAATTCGCGTTATATGGCTTTGGAGCTACTTTGGTTCATAAGGAGTCTTCGGCTCTTGTTCTTAGTGCCTCGTCCAGCAGCAGTATTGGGGTTTCATCTCTTATAATGAGATGTATTGGTGAGGGTTACAACATTGTCGTACCTACCGTAGGAGATGATGATAAAGACGTACTCACTTTTGCCCTATCTCTTCGGAGTCAGGGGTACAGAGTTCATTTAGTACTTGTTAACTTGGACAGACAGCTGGCAACCATTCGGGCATTCCAACGGTTTAAAGAGACGGGGCGCTATGTTCCTCTGAGCATGATTTTTGATAGATATGGAAACGGACCAATACAATCCTATCTGACGTTGAAAAATGATTACAAGAGCTCCTTCGCCAGTTTTGGCCAAATAAAAACTAGTGGTTCAAAGCCGGTCTTTCATGAAGGGACGGCCAAGAGTCCTGCAAAATTATTTAAATAA
- a CDS encoding S9 family peptidase, which produces MRRRHLPLKLWVWLFPALLTAPALVAQDAPTYQTPPKALADLVTVPPTPTISVSDKGDVMLIMEQAGAPDIAELAQPELKLAGLRLNPANNGPSRMRYITGLKLKKVSGAKEEQALTGLPAKPLISYIQWSPDYSKIAFAHSTDEHIELYVADVATGKAQRVGTAYLNATLGTPYHWLSDSKGLIARIVPTGRGAAPEVSRVPVGPTTQENVGGKRGQAPTYQDLLKSPSDEKQFAFYTTAQVVRMGLDGQTTNIGPAGIIASADPSPDGKYVMIETVHTPFSYLVPVSRFPLRTDVFAVGGSLVKLLNDGPLQESVPYSADGAPTGPRNYNWRADAPASVYYTEAQDKGDPKVKADIRDKVFMVDAPFSGQPKEIYAAQYRFGGFDWGNATMALASERWWQSRKSLVKTVDPTNWQTAVLFDRSYEDRYSNPGQPDTRHNQYGYEVLNLLPNNEILMLNGQGSSPDGDRPFVSLLNLKTKKTTELWRSQAPFFERPVAVLDAAKRSILVTRETPDESPNYYVTNLLTKGKKAAAPMQVTFFPHPYPQLKGIQKQQLRYKRADGVELTATLYLPAGYKKEQGPLPTFLWAYPAEFKSKDAASQVSGSPYQFNRISYWGAAAFVTMGYAILDNASIPIVGEGDKEPNDTYVQQLVSSAKAAIDEGVRLGAVDSSRVGVGGHSYGAFMTANLLTHSKLFKAGIARSGAYNRTLTPFGFQNEQRTYWQAPDVYNTMSPFQNADKVKTPILLVHGEADNNTGTFPIQSERYYNALKSFGVSTRLVLLPYESHGYTAKESLLHMLSEMNGWLDKYVKNPTTTATKTGGQPAKMGGGN; this is translated from the coding sequence ATGAGACGTAGACACTTACCACTTAAACTCTGGGTGTGGCTGTTTCCGGCCCTGCTAACGGCCCCGGCCCTGGTGGCTCAGGACGCACCCACCTACCAGACGCCCCCCAAAGCGCTGGCCGATCTGGTCACCGTGCCGCCCACGCCGACCATCAGCGTATCGGACAAAGGCGACGTCATGCTGATTATGGAACAGGCTGGCGCGCCCGACATTGCGGAACTGGCCCAGCCCGAACTCAAGCTGGCCGGTCTACGGCTCAACCCCGCCAACAACGGCCCCAGCCGGATGCGCTACATCACGGGCCTGAAGCTGAAAAAAGTATCGGGTGCGAAAGAGGAACAGGCACTCACAGGTCTGCCCGCCAAGCCGCTCATCAGCTACATACAGTGGTCGCCCGATTACAGCAAGATCGCCTTCGCGCATTCGACCGACGAGCACATCGAGCTTTACGTAGCCGATGTCGCGACGGGCAAGGCGCAACGTGTGGGAACGGCTTACCTGAACGCTACCCTTGGCACGCCTTACCATTGGCTGTCGGATAGCAAAGGGCTGATCGCCCGGATCGTACCGACAGGGCGCGGGGCGGCACCGGAGGTCAGCCGGGTACCGGTCGGCCCAACGACGCAGGAGAACGTAGGCGGCAAGCGCGGACAGGCACCAACCTATCAGGATCTGCTCAAAAGTCCGTCTGATGAAAAGCAGTTTGCCTTCTATACCACCGCGCAGGTGGTTCGTATGGGCCTCGACGGGCAGACAACCAACATCGGCCCCGCTGGTATCATCGCGTCGGCCGACCCGTCGCCGGATGGTAAGTACGTGATGATCGAGACGGTGCATACGCCGTTTTCATACCTCGTGCCCGTCAGCCGGTTTCCGCTGCGCACGGACGTCTTTGCCGTGGGCGGCTCACTCGTTAAACTGCTAAACGACGGTCCGTTGCAGGAAAGCGTGCCCTATAGCGCCGACGGTGCGCCCACCGGCCCCCGCAACTACAACTGGCGGGCCGATGCTCCGGCATCGGTTTACTACACCGAAGCGCAGGACAAAGGCGACCCGAAAGTGAAAGCCGACATTCGCGACAAAGTATTCATGGTCGATGCGCCGTTCAGCGGTCAGCCCAAAGAAATTTACGCGGCTCAGTACCGGTTCGGTGGCTTCGACTGGGGTAACGCCACGATGGCGCTGGCCAGCGAACGCTGGTGGCAGAGCCGCAAAAGTCTGGTCAAAACCGTCGACCCGACCAACTGGCAAACGGCCGTGCTGTTCGACCGGTCGTACGAAGATCGGTACAGTAATCCCGGTCAGCCCGACACGCGCCACAATCAGTACGGGTATGAGGTGCTGAATCTGCTGCCCAATAACGAGATTCTAATGCTGAACGGACAAGGCTCATCGCCCGACGGTGACCGGCCATTCGTGAGTCTGTTGAACCTGAAAACCAAGAAAACAACGGAACTGTGGCGGTCGCAGGCCCCTTTCTTCGAGCGGCCCGTTGCGGTACTCGACGCGGCCAAACGGTCGATACTCGTCACCCGCGAAACGCCCGACGAAAGCCCGAACTATTACGTAACCAACCTGCTGACGAAAGGAAAGAAAGCCGCAGCCCCGATGCAGGTGACGTTCTTCCCCCACCCCTACCCACAGCTCAAAGGCATTCAGAAGCAGCAGCTTCGCTACAAACGTGCCGACGGTGTCGAGCTGACGGCAACGCTCTATCTACCTGCTGGGTACAAGAAAGAGCAGGGGCCACTGCCAACGTTCCTATGGGCGTATCCAGCTGAGTTCAAAAGCAAAGATGCTGCTAGTCAGGTGTCGGGCTCACCCTACCAGTTTAACCGCATCAGCTATTGGGGTGCCGCAGCCTTCGTGACGATGGGCTACGCCATTCTCGACAACGCCAGCATCCCCATCGTGGGCGAAGGCGACAAAGAGCCGAACGATACGTATGTGCAACAACTGGTATCGAGTGCCAAAGCGGCCATCGACGAAGGCGTCCGGCTGGGCGCGGTCGATTCGAGCCGGGTGGGTGTCGGCGGTCACTCCTACGGTGCGTTTATGACGGCCAACCTGCTGACCCACAGCAAGCTATTCAAAGCCGGTATCGCGCGCAGCGGTGCCTATAACCGGACGCTGACGCCGTTTGGCTTCCAGAACGAGCAGCGCACCTACTGGCAGGCTCCCGACGTCTACAACACGATGTCGCCCTTCCAGAACGCCGATAAGGTAAAGACGCCGATTCTGCTGGTACACGGCGAAGCGGACAACAACACGGGTACGTTCCCGATTCAGTCGGAGCGGTACTACAACGCGTTGAAGAGCTTCGGCGTCTCGACCCGGCTGGTGCTGTTGCCCTACGAAAGCCACGGCTATACGGCGAAAGAATCGCTGCTGCATATGCTGTCGGAAATGAACGGCTGGCTCGACAAATACGTCAAAAACCCCACAACGACGGCTACCAAAACCGGCGGTCAACCCGCGAAAATGGGTGGTGGCAACTAA